Proteins from one Sarcophilus harrisii chromosome 2, mSarHar1.11, whole genome shotgun sequence genomic window:
- the CEBPA gene encoding CCAAT/enhancer-binding protein alpha, translated as MEQTNFYEVESRPPMSSHLQSPHHQPSSAAFGYPRDSVPPQPPATPAAAAASEQLGDICENENSIDISAYIDPAAFNDEFLADLFQHSKQQEKAKAALAGGEFDYPLQPHPAGHAMHGAHGPGSHPHVYGCMAASYLDGKLDPLYERIGAPALRPVVIKQEPREEDENKHLALSGLYSYQAQQQQQQQQPPPPPPPHHHHHHHHHPASHLQYQIAHCGQTTMHLQPGHPTPPPTPVPSPHHQPPQPPHHPHQQNSLPPGGGLKMMSTDHRGKSKKSVDKSSSEYRVRRERNNIAVRKSRDKAKQRNVETQQKVLELTNDNDRLRKRVEQLTRELDTLRGIFRQLPESSLVKAMGNCA; from the coding sequence ATGGAGCAAACCAACTTCTACGAGGTCGAGTCCCGGCCCCCGATGAGCAGCCACCTCCAGAGTCCCCACCACCAGCCTAGCAGCGCCGCCTTTGGCTATCCCCGGGACTCGGTCCCTCCTCAGCCCCCTGCAACACCTGCAGCCGCCGCCGCCTCGGAACAGCTGGGCGACATCTGTGAGAACGAAAACTCCATCGACATCAGCGCCTACATAGATCCCGCCGCTTTCAACGACGAGTTCCTAGCTGATCTGTTCCAGCACAGCAAGCAACAGGAGAAAGCCAAAGCTGCCCTGGCGGGGGGCGAGTTCGACTATCCTCTGCAGCCGCATCCTGCCGGCCACGCCATGCACGGAGCCCACGGGCCTGGGAGCCACCCCCACGTCTATGGCTGCATGGCCGCTAGCTACCTGGACGGCAAATTAGACCCCCTGTACGAGCGCATTGGGGCCCCGGCCTTGCGACCAGTGGTGATCAAGCAGGAGCCCCGGGAGGAGGACGAGAATAAGCATTTGGCGCTGTCCGGCCTCTACTCCTACCAGgcgcagcagcagcaacaacaacagcaaccgccacctcctcctccaccccaccaccaccaccatcaccaccaccacccggCGTCCCACCTCCAGTACCAGATCGCCCACTGCGGCCAGACCACCATGCACCTGCAACCGGGGCACCCCACGCCGCCGCCCACGCCCGTGCCCAGTCCTCACCACCAGCCACCGCAACCACCGCACCACCCACACCAGCAGAACAGTCTACCCCCGGGAGGGGGACTCAAGATGATGTCCACGGACCACCGGGGTAAATCCAAGAAGTCAGTGGACAAGAGCAGCAGCGAATACCGAGTGCGTCGGGAACGCAATAACATCGCTGTGCGCAAGAGCCGGGACAAGGCCAAGCAGCGCAACGTGGAGACCCAGCAGAAGGTGCTGGAGCTCACCAATGACAATGACCGGCTGCGCAAGCGGGTGGAGCAGCTGACTCGGGAGCTGGACACGCTGCGAGGTATCTTCCGCCAGCTCCCAGAAAGTTCCTTGGTTAAAGCCATGGGCAACTGCGCGTGA